The genomic window CATATCCTTTATCTtgcattcctttaaaaaatagcaattatTTACGTCATCCTCTGTATAAATAAGACGGAAGCAAACTTTTCGGATTTCTAAAGTCAGTACCGAAGGAAGGAGCGGCAGCTCTGAATTTTAGGTCAAGTTCATCAACTGAACCGTTGAATGACCTTGGATGAGCTATTTTCCTAATCTGGGTCTATGATACCTCAACCTGCTCCAGGGGACAATTTGGGAAGCCATTCGGTGTTCTCAAGGCGCGGTGAGCCGGCAAGAATAACCTCGCGCCTCCGGGCCGCCACGTGCACCTGGGGACCCGGTCCCTAACTCCGGGACCCTCCATGGCGCAGACGCCCGCCGATCTCGACGCGCACGCCCCTTGCTCCCTGCGATCGCTCGCTTCAGCTCAGCTCCCTGAAGGGCTTCCAAGAGCTCCAGGAAGGCTAGAGTTAAGTGGGCGCTGTCTGCGAGCTCCCCGCTCGGCTCACTGTCACAGCCCGGGAGGACACTCACTGACTCGCAGCAGGGCCACGTAGATGAGGAAGTTCCGTATGGAGGATATCACATCCTCGCGCATCTTCCGCTTCATCTCCTCCGGGTCCAGCTTCGGCGCGAGGCCCTCGATTCGGAACATCTTCGGCCTCACCGGCTTCCAGCCGCTGGCAGCGGTGCGCTCTCCCCTCCTCAGTGGCCGCCTCGCACCCGGAATTTGGCTCAAGCCTACTTCCGGTCTCCGCCCCTTCGTTTCCGCGCGCAGCGACGGGAGCTCGCGAGGGACAAGTTTCGTGCGGTCCGAGCCGGCTCTGGAACAGGACGGCCTGAAGGGGGCGACCGCAATCTTAGCGTCGCAGGCACGGATTCTCTCAAACCGGACGTCTGCGAAGTGCTAGCGCCCTAGCTAATAACAGCTAATATTTGTTGACTACGTGAGTCGCTTATTATGGCCTTCATTTCCTAGATTAGAAAATTGACGCAtggagataatttaaaataacttgcccaatgtgttttcaaatacttaaaagggaaaaagaaaaatgaaaggatatTAGCAAAATACTGAAAAGTATACAAGCCGGTGATCAGTACATAGCTTTAGGTCATTATTACAGTTTTCTATCTTGAGTCTGAAATTTTCCACGACAAATTCAAACAGACGAAGATGGCGAAACTTGCCGAACATGACACGACTAGTGGACGGTAGAACAGGATTTCATACTTTGTTGGGCCTGTGGGACCCCGGGGCCAGATTTATTGCTCATTTCTAGAGGTCATTGGTCCTTACACATTGTTGTATTGGTTTAGTAACATCGCGTGGATAAAGCAAGTTCCAGGCTCAGCAACACGTTCCAGGTGGGGAGGCCAGCAATCAGGTGCCCCGCCTAACCTCTTCCGAGAGATGTGAAGGAACGGGGTTCTAATGCCGGTAATTACGGGGTCAAGTTGAATCCTTTTCCCCCCTAGGCCCTACTGCTCTCCTGTTCGTCTGCAGCGCTCAGTGCTGGCGCGGATGGACATCGCTGGCGTTGGAACAGGAGTTCCAGGCTGCCAGATTTCCCACTGCCCCAAGCTATGCGTGCCAACCGACCGTACAGAATTCTTAGACGTGAACCAGACGCCTGAATTGCTCACAGAGTTCAAAACCAGAGTGTTCCTTCTTGACTGCGCAGTAACGCTGGGTTTTGCATCGATTAGAACAGCAGTTTACTATGGGGGCAATGGATAACTGTAAACATGGACGCCCAGCTTCTTAATTCACAGAATGGAAGACACTGAGGCAAGAAAGGGAACTCATCCGCTTATTCAAACTTCAGTAACCTCTCGCATCTGTAATTTATGTGGTGAAACGGCAGAGGTGGCTCTGGGACGGGAGGGGCTGACTGCGAAGGGGCGGCCTCTAGCCAGGCTGTCCTGAGGGTTCAGAAAGCCTCCGACCTGACTAGCTCTGTGCTCTGTGATGGGGAGCAAGTGTCTGTTTCCCCGCAACCCCATTGCCCTGTGTACAGGGAGGGCATGTGAGTGCCTGCTCTCCAAAGTCCTTTCCGGTTCCAGCAGTCCATGCGTTTTGAATCCTAATTGTGTCATCTAGGACTTGCTGGTCTGGAATTTTGGGATAGTAAGATATCATTAACTGTAGTCAGAAATCAGGAGTCAGTATACGTGTTTATCACGGGAGAAGGACTGTAACAATAAAACGTCTCGTCTCTGAATTGTGAAGCAAACCAAACAGGGAAGGAATGAGCTCTTGCTATGTGATTCCAGTGGCACTCCTAATACTGGCTGAATTTAGATACACAGTTCACAGATAGAAGTGCCAGGTTTGTTTACTGAGATGTTTTGATGCCTAGATGCATAGAGAATGCAGAGGGGAAACATTAGCTCCAAACATGGTTTTTGGTGAAAAGAACAGGTTGTTggtatttgaattttattcttccaGTGATCACTTCCAGCAGCACGTGTTTAACAGATAGGTGGCATGGTAGTAACGGGCTGGCCTGTTAAGGGAATGTTATTGTAGCACCAAGCCCTTTAAAGCATCTAGTTCTTGCCCACACGTAGAGACGGGCAGGTGATGGACAGACTGGGGGCAGCTCTGTCTCGGGTGAGGAATTTGTTCTGGATGTAGTCTAGGAGAATGGGCTATTCCGGTCATCCTAGTGAATTCTATCTTCCCCTGGCCTGGCTTCTCTAGTTGCGAtggaaaaactaaatgaaagaggTCAGGttcctttctttggcttttaaaaaagtgcctatttgtttatttgttattgTCGTGTAGGTGGTGGTCTTGTCCAAGTCCAGTGAGTTTAAATGAGACAGATTGACAGAACATACCACAGGAAGGCAGCATTGGATCAAGCTatttcacctcttttttttttttttttcattttatttcactcatttttttcctccttggaaTGATGAAAGTGGTTGATTCTAATATTTAAAGACACTTTTAATGCtttaaagaaactttaaaatgctCTAATTCTGTGTTCATCTTTTGTGTTCTTCCTACCTAACCTAAAAGGCTAAGAGCAAAGGATTTGCTGTAATAAAGAGTGTGTAGACATAATTTAATAttgatatttatattatttagtcTCCTCACAGAGGAAATAGCAGCTGATGTCATAGCCTGTCTTGTTTTCCATTTAGATCCCAGGAGGGACTTAGGAGCCATTTCCTTTGCCTCAACTTCCCAGACAGCCCTGCATACAAGCATTCAGAGTGTACAATCCACCAATAAGATATTAAGTGCTTTAATTTCCATCACTGGGGAGGAATTTGTGTTTGCAAAGTGAGAAATTGACTGATGACTCATGAGTGGAGAATAAATCCAACATAAAATCACAGAAACctcatgttttctcttttctggGGAGCTGTAGACTGGGTACTGAGCAGTTTGTACACTTCTGATGGACGAGGAAAGTGAGGCCCGTGGGAAGCTGCTTAGAAGCAGAACTAGGTTGGACCAGGGTGGTTCTTTGGGTTTAATATTGTTCCCTATCATACcttccaatttaaaaaattgcttatttatttgatgagggagaggggagagaaacacacgtccacctgctggttcacttcctaaacgcCCACAACCACAGCAGTGGGAggggccggagccaggaactcaatccaggcaggaacccaaatacctgagccatctcctgtgcctcccaagatctgtgttagcaggaaactcgAGTCAGGAACTAGAGGAAAGCATGGAATACAGGCTCTCTGatttgggatatgggcatctcaactgGCCAAAtcccgcgccccgccccccctGCTTTTGATGCATGCATTAGTCAAATTTTCATTAATACaaagaaatacctgaggcagctaactttataaagataAAAAGTTTGTTGAGTTGCAGTTTCGGAGGTCCAACTCAAAGATCAGATGACCCCAGGCCGGCGcggtgcctcacttggttaatcctccacctgcggcaccggcaccccataagggcgccgttctagtctcggctgctcctcttccaggccagctctctgctgtggcccgggaaggcagtggaggatgtgcttgggccctgcacccgcatgggagaccaggaggaagctcctggcttcggatcggcgcagcgccagctgtggtggccatttggggagtgaaccaacggaaggaagatctttctgtctctctctctctcactgtctataactctacttgtcaaaaaataaataaataaataaataaagacaaatgacCCCATAGGTTTGGGCTCTGTGAAGGCAATGGATGGCAATGGGGGAGCCCAGATAGAGGAAAGATCACATGGCGagttgggaagcagagagagaagttggaACCAACTTAGGCTTTCACAACAGCCTTCTCTAGTGGGAATTACCTTCCAAGGGCACCCAGTGACCTAAGGAGCTCCCAGTGGCTTCACCTCTTTGAAGTTCCACCACCTCCCACTAGCACCATGCTGGGGACTAAGCGTGTAACATAAGGGTCTTGGGGACATTTAACATCCAAAGTGATATCCAAACCATAGTGATACATTACCCATGAATAGTCTCATGGACAGTCCTCCGCTCAGAGGGAAGAATGGGAAGAATGGGGTGTTGTTCAACCCCTGTTTGGGAGGGACAGGACAAAGGGTGGCTGCACTCATCAACAGCTGAGGGAAGCCCTTCTTTCTACATTTCCACACCCATCACCAGTAGTTAATCTGGATTGTGTTATTATCCAGCTCCATACCTCTCCTTCCTCATTCTTTCATGGGAGGATCACGGCCTGGTATTCCCAAAGTAAACTTGACTGTGAAATCCACTGAGAACTCAAGCTGCATGAAGCAAAAATCAGGGGAAGAAAGGACACTGGGCCTCTCAGTAAGGGTGCTCACCTAGTATACAGGATAACTTACTCCCAGAAATCACTGTGCAGCTAGACCTCtgcagggagcagggtgtttTGAATCTGAATGGAGGAGTAGAATTTTGATAGCCTTAACTTCCCCAGCATTTGTCTTTGCTGTTTTCTGGTCTAATTTTTAGGACTTTGTTGTCAGGGTGATCCACGTGTATTTGATCACTTTCCAAGTAGACTGTAAACATCTCAAGTAGAAGGAGCCTGTCATTGCTCATTCTTTAATCCCCCAGGCAACTGAGGACAGGTATTTAACTTATACATGGTCAAAACTCATCAAGTGCTCCTTGAGCGAATGAACAAATGGATTTCCTATCTGCTAGTGCTTAGAATTTAAAAATCTCTTGCTTTATTTCTTAAGCTGAAATGAAAGTGTCCCCAAaagaaattcatataaaaattctGCATATTTTTATAGTTCCTTAATTCCATCACTGGGGGATGGTATATGGGACTATCTGTACTACTCTTGAAACTGTACTGCAAATCTTAAACTATTCTAAATAAAAAGATTATGTTTACACAGTCTCCACAATTCCTTGTATGCTAGCTTATCTACTGTTTGTGCATGTCTAGAAGACCTATATCTATTCCTTTCCAAGTGTCAAGGAAGCTGGCATAGTATCTTGCCATCgtctctgtgtcttttccttttccacAAACAGGACAGGaatgtatcttttcatttttgtaaccCTGACACTAGCACAGTGCCTAGCAAATGGGAATGTTTGTTGTTAAGCAAGCTGATTTTGGGGGGCAATCCCAAAGCTGAAATTACAGGAAAGCAAGAACTGAAAACTCACAGATGTTGTCGGTGACTTGTAGGCTCTGCTCGCTTCTCAGCATGACAGACTTGGCCGTCCTGCCGTGACAGCTAGACTTGAACATTGTGTGCACCCCTACACGCTGTTTGTGTTTCCGAGAGTCACATGACACTTGTTCCTTTGCAGGTAAAGAGCCCCAGgccagctgagctgggctggttcACACCAGGTGAGCTTCGAAGGCTGCTGGCACTTGCAGGAGGGTGTGGACGCCAGTGTGTTCAGTTCATGAAAGCCAGCTGGGGCAGAGAGCAAAAGAACCGGTTGGAGGACGAATGACATCACAGGAAGATGAACCTCCGGCTTGGCAATTCTAGTTCCAGCTCTTGCATTAacgagctgtgtgaccttggccaagtgtCTACTTCTTTGTAGATTCCAGAGTCCATGTTTGTAAAGTGAGAGCTTGGATCATCTGGGCTGTGAAGTCCATTCCAGGATTGATGCTGTGGGATTCTGTGATGAGTGTGAAGAGTGTGGGCACCAGGAGAAGGAAGCAGGTAAGCGTGCATTTGGAGCAGGTGGTAACTAATCCATTGCTTCCATCATGGTCAGCAAAGTTTTCAGCAAGAAGAAACCAAGCTGTGACAGGGATTTGTTTAAGTCATCCTGGAAGTAGACATCTTGGGCACAATGGCTCAGTATTGGGCCTTAAGGATCTAATGTGAATCTgttggaagaagaatttccaaggaTTGGAGTGTGGGGGGTAGGGGTGGCAGAACAATGATAAATTAAGTGACTACATTTAGGGACAGTTATGTTTATTGGCTGATAGTTTTATGTGTTTGCACTAAAATTATCAAGAATGTAAGTGTTGGTGGTAATGCAAAGAGTACTCTCTGGCACTTTGCTGGGGCAGGCAACAGAGCAatgcagtgtttttgtttttaaatttgctttacaTGTCTCTTTGCGGGATAGGACATCACACTTCTGCTCAAGtaaggattatttttacaatcCAGAGgtcttttcttctcctccttctttttttttttaaacttattatgCCATGAGTTCCTGGGGAATGGGCTCCTGCAGCTCGGGCTCCTTTCCATGGTTCTGACAAAGAGGACTTCTCTGGGTGGAGCAGGCTGGCGCTTTACTTGAACCCCGGTACCTTTTTTCttggcttccttctttttctgatcaTGTTCCTTCACACGTTTCAGGAAGCTATCTCAACTCTCAGAGCGCCCAATATGCTCAATATGCACATTAATTCTCTTTGCAAGAAGCTTGCTGTTAACTTGTTTGTTTACAGCAATGTCAAGAGCGTGCTGGGTAGCACTGCAGACTCCTCCAGCTTTGCTGCGGTAACATTTAGGGGGCATTCCTTTCTGAATCGAACCACTCCCTTGATGTGTACAGTATCACCTTTCTTGTAGACTCACATGTATGTGGCCAGAGGAACAACTCCGTGTTCTCTAGAGGGCCTG from Oryctolagus cuniculus chromosome 1, mOryCun1.1, whole genome shotgun sequence includes these protein-coding regions:
- the TOMM5 gene encoding mitochondrial import receptor subunit TOM5 homolog, translating into MFRIEGLAPKLDPEEMKRKMREDVISSIRNFLIYVALLRVTPFILKKLDSI